The Pseudomonas triclosanedens genome has a window encoding:
- the truD gene encoding tRNA pseudouridine(13) synthase TruD, with the protein MTELELLGPRAHGEPCGRGVLKAVAEDFQVDEVLDIPLSGDGEHLWLWVEKRGLNTEETARRLARAAGVPQKMISYAGLKDRQALTRQWFSLHLPGKDDPDMSAAEDDSLRILQRNRHRRKLQRGAHSANGFTLRLTQLQADRELLDTRLSSIAAVGVPNYFGTQRFGHDGGNLFDARGFAERGRLPEQRNLRSRLLSAARSFLFNQVLARRVADGTWNRAQVGDLLSFTDSRSYFPAGEAECDDPRLAALDLHPTGPMWGEGDSPATGAAGEIERAVRNAEVALCQWLGGADLAHERRILRLPITSLAWHYPAPDILQLEFVLPAGCFATVVVREALDLVPAGQTENPCAY; encoded by the coding sequence ATGACCGAGCTGGAACTGCTGGGGCCGCGTGCCCACGGGGAACCTTGCGGGCGCGGCGTGCTGAAGGCTGTGGCCGAAGATTTCCAGGTCGACGAAGTGCTGGATATTCCTCTGTCGGGCGATGGCGAGCATCTCTGGCTGTGGGTTGAAAAGCGTGGCCTGAACACCGAAGAGACCGCGCGGCGGCTGGCCCGGGCCGCCGGCGTGCCGCAGAAAATGATCAGCTACGCCGGGCTCAAGGATCGCCAGGCACTGACCCGCCAGTGGTTCAGCCTGCACCTTCCGGGGAAGGACGATCCTGATATGTCCGCCGCCGAGGACGACAGCCTGCGGATTCTCCAGCGCAACAGGCATCGTCGGAAACTGCAGCGCGGCGCGCACTCCGCCAACGGCTTCACCCTGCGGCTGACCCAGTTGCAGGCGGACCGCGAGCTGCTCGACACGCGCCTGAGCTCCATTGCGGCAGTTGGCGTGCCCAACTACTTCGGTACCCAGCGTTTCGGCCATGATGGCGGGAATCTCTTCGATGCCCGTGGTTTCGCTGAGCGTGGCAGGTTGCCGGAACAGCGCAACCTGCGTTCGCGCCTGCTCTCCGCTGCGCGTAGCTTCCTGTTCAACCAGGTGCTGGCCAGGCGTGTCGCCGATGGCACCTGGAACCGTGCCCAGGTCGGCGACCTGCTGTCCTTTACCGACAGCCGCAGCTACTTCCCCGCCGGAGAGGCGGAATGTGATGATCCGCGCCTCGCCGCTCTGGACCTGCACCCCACCGGGCCGATGTGGGGTGAGGGTGATTCGCCCGCGACTGGCGCGGCCGGCGAGATCGAGCGTGCAGTTCGGAACGCCGAAGTGGCACTTTGCCAGTGGCTTGGTGGTGCGGACCTGGCGCACGAACGGCGCATTCTGCGCCTCCCCATCACGAGCCTGGCATGGCATTATCCCGCCCCTGACATTCTGCAACTGGAATTCGTCCTGCCGGCTGGCTGCTTCGCCACCGTTGTAGTGCGCGAGGCGCTCGACCTCGTGCCGGCAGGGCAGACGGAAAACCCATGCGCATATTGA
- the ispF gene encoding 2-C-methyl-D-erythritol 2,4-cyclodiphosphate synthase, with amino-acid sequence MRIGHGYDVHRFGEGDFITLGGVRIAHKFGLIAHSDGDVLLHALSDALLGACALGDIGKHFPDTDPRFKGADSRALLRHVLSLVEAKGWKVENVDTTIIAQAPKMAPHIQAMRETIAQDLKVELDQVNVKATTTEKLGFTGREEGIAVHAVALLARA; translated from the coding sequence ATGCGAATCGGACATGGCTACGACGTACATCGCTTCGGCGAGGGCGACTTCATCACTCTCGGGGGGGTACGCATTGCCCACAAGTTCGGGTTGATCGCCCACTCCGACGGCGACGTGCTCCTGCATGCGCTCTCCGATGCGCTGCTGGGTGCCTGCGCGCTGGGTGACATCGGCAAGCACTTCCCCGATACCGACCCGCGCTTCAAGGGGGCCGATAGCCGCGCACTGCTGCGCCACGTGCTGTCGCTGGTGGAGGCCAAAGGCTGGAAGGTGGAGAACGTCGATACCACCATCATTGCCCAGGCGCCGAAGATGGCTCCGCATATTCAGGCCATGCGCGAAACCATTGCGCAGGACCTGAAAGTCGAGCTCGATCAGGTCAACGTCAAGGCCACCACCACCGAAAAGCTCGGCTTCACTGGCCGCGAAGAGGGTATTGCGGTGCACGCCGTAGCCCTGCTGGCTCGCGCATGA
- the fghA gene encoding S-formylglutathione hydrolase: MTDSIELISSQKSFGGWHQRYRHRSETLGCEMVFAVYLPPQAEPEAGLPVLYWLSGLTCTDENFMQKAGAQRMAAELGLVIVAPDTSPRGPEVPGDPDGAWDFGLGAGFYVNATQEPWARHYRMHDYVVSELPALIEANFPVSQRRGISGHSMGGHGALVCALRNPGRYLSLSAFAPITHPSDCPWGQKALGRFLGEDPSAWREWDAVELLAGAGERLPILVDQGERDDFLAVQLKPEALREAAAAVGHPLELRFQAGYDHSYYFIASFIEDHLRHHAAALCG; the protein is encoded by the coding sequence ATGACGGATTCCATCGAACTCATCAGCAGCCAGAAGAGCTTCGGCGGTTGGCACCAGCGTTATCGTCATCGCTCCGAAACCCTTGGCTGCGAAATGGTCTTCGCGGTCTACCTGCCGCCGCAGGCCGAGCCCGAGGCGGGCCTGCCGGTGTTGTACTGGCTGTCCGGCCTGACCTGTACCGACGAAAACTTCATGCAGAAGGCGGGCGCACAGCGCATGGCGGCTGAGCTGGGGTTGGTGATCGTCGCGCCGGATACCAGCCCGCGCGGTCCCGAGGTGCCAGGCGACCCGGATGGCGCGTGGGACTTCGGCCTCGGCGCCGGCTTCTATGTCAATGCCACCCAGGAGCCCTGGGCGCGTCACTACCGCATGCACGACTACGTGGTGAGCGAACTGCCGGCGCTGATCGAGGCGAATTTCCCCGTGTCCCAGCGCCGCGGCATCAGCGGTCACTCGATGGGCGGGCACGGCGCGCTGGTCTGCGCCTTGCGCAATCCCGGGCGCTACCTGTCGCTGTCGGCTTTCGCACCAATCACCCATCCGAGCGATTGCCCCTGGGGGCAGAAGGCCCTGGGCCGTTTCCTCGGCGAGGACCCTTCCGCCTGGCGCGAGTGGGATGCGGTGGAACTGCTGGCGGGGGCAGGCGAGCGGCTGCCGATCCTGGTGGACCAGGGGGAGCGCGACGATTTCCTCGCCGTCCAACTCAAACCCGAGGCCCTGCGCGAAGCGGCGGCCGCGGTCGGACACCCGTTGGAGCTGCGTTTTCAAGCGGGCTACGACCACAGCTACTACTTCATCGCCAGCTTCATCGAGGACCACCTGCGCCATCACGCGGCGGCGCTCTGTGGCTGA
- a CDS encoding S-(hydroxymethyl)glutathione dehydrogenase/class III alcohol dehydrogenase, with protein MIKSRAAVAFAPNQPLEIVEVDVAPPKKGEVLVRIVATGVCHTDAYTLSGQDSEGVFPCILGHEGGGIVEAVGEGVTSLKVGDHVIPLYTAECRECKFCKSGKTNLCQAVRATQGKGLMPDGTSRFSYKGEPIFHYMGCSTFSEYTVLPEISLAKIPQEAPLEKVCLLGCGVTTGIGAVLNTAKVEEGATVAIFGLGGIGLAAIIGAKMAKASRIIAIDINPAKFDIARELGATDFVNPKDHQKPIQDVIVEMTDGGVDYSFECVGNVQLMRAALECCHKGWGESTIIGVAGAGQEISTRPFQLVTGRVWRGSAFGGVKGRTELPSYVEKAQKGEIPLDTFITHTMGLEKINEAFDLMHEGKSIRSVIHY; from the coding sequence ATGATCAAGTCCCGTGCCGCCGTCGCCTTCGCTCCCAACCAACCGTTGGAAATCGTCGAAGTCGATGTGGCGCCGCCGAAGAAGGGCGAGGTGCTGGTGCGCATCGTCGCCACCGGCGTATGCCACACCGACGCTTACACCTTGTCCGGCCAGGATTCCGAGGGCGTGTTCCCGTGCATCCTGGGTCACGAAGGTGGCGGCATCGTCGAAGCGGTAGGCGAGGGCGTAACCTCGCTGAAAGTGGGCGATCACGTGATCCCGCTGTACACCGCCGAATGCCGCGAGTGCAAATTCTGCAAATCGGGCAAGACCAACCTCTGCCAGGCTGTGCGCGCCACACAGGGCAAGGGTCTGATGCCGGACGGCACCAGTCGCTTCTCCTACAAGGGGGAGCCAATCTTCCACTACATGGGGTGCTCGACCTTCTCCGAGTACACCGTGTTGCCGGAAATCTCCCTGGCGAAGATTCCCCAGGAGGCACCGCTGGAAAAGGTCTGCCTGCTCGGTTGCGGCGTGACCACCGGCATTGGCGCGGTGCTGAACACCGCGAAGGTGGAAGAAGGCGCGACTGTCGCGATCTTCGGCCTGGGCGGCATCGGCCTGGCGGCGATCATCGGCGCCAAGATGGCCAAGGCGTCGCGGATCATCGCCATCGACATCAACCCGGCCAAGTTCGATATCGCTAGGGAACTGGGCGCAACCGACTTCGTCAATCCGAAGGATCACCAGAAGCCGATCCAGGATGTCATCGTCGAGATGACCGACGGCGGCGTGGACTACTCCTTCGAGTGCGTCGGCAACGTGCAACTGATGCGCGCGGCGCTGGAGTGCTGCCACAAGGGCTGGGGCGAATCCACCATCATCGGCGTCGCTGGCGCCGGCCAGGAGATCAGCACCCGTCCGTTCCAGCTTGTCACCGGCCGCGTGTGGCGCGGTTCCGCGTTCGGCGGCGTGAAGGGCCGCACCGAGCTGCCGAGCTACGTGGAAAAGGCGCAGAAGGGCGAGATCCCACTGGATACCTTCATCACTCACACGATGGGCCTGGAAAAGATCAACGAAGCCTTTGATCTGATGCACGAAGGCAAGAGCATTCGCTCCGTCATCCACTACTGA
- a CDS encoding LysR substrate-binding domain-containing protein, giving the protein MHRWEGLDEFVAVAETGQFTAAAERLGVSSSHVSRQVARLEERLQTRLLYRNTRKVTLSEAGQTFLQHCRRLQDAREEALRAVSDLSAEPKGLLRMTCAVAYGERFVVPLVNEFMAQFPQLRVEIELSNRQLDLLHEGFDLAIRLGRLSDSRLVATRLAPRVMYLCATPQYLQRHGTPQSLAELPQHNCLVGSSDQWSFLEDGRETQHRVQGNWRCNSGQAVLDAALRGFGLCQLPDYYVLEHLRSGRLVSLLDDHQPPNTGVWALYPQQRHLSPKARQLVDHLKEGLLHLQPGSAP; this is encoded by the coding sequence ATGCACCGCTGGGAAGGGCTGGACGAATTCGTCGCCGTCGCCGAAACCGGGCAGTTCACCGCTGCCGCCGAGCGCCTGGGCGTTTCTTCGTCCCATGTCAGCCGCCAGGTCGCTCGATTGGAAGAGCGGCTGCAGACCCGCCTGCTCTACCGCAACACCCGCAAGGTCACGCTGAGCGAAGCCGGCCAGACCTTCCTGCAGCATTGCCGGCGCCTGCAGGATGCCCGCGAGGAAGCACTACGCGCGGTGAGTGATCTCTCCGCCGAACCCAAGGGTCTGTTGCGCATGACTTGCGCGGTGGCTTATGGCGAACGCTTCGTGGTGCCGCTGGTGAACGAATTCATGGCGCAGTTCCCACAGTTGCGGGTGGAGATTGAGCTGTCGAATCGTCAGCTCGATCTGCTCCACGAAGGATTCGACCTGGCGATCCGTCTGGGCCGCCTGAGTGATTCGCGACTGGTAGCGACCCGGCTGGCGCCACGGGTGATGTACCTCTGCGCAACCCCGCAATATCTGCAACGCCACGGTACGCCGCAGAGCCTGGCGGAACTGCCGCAGCACAATTGCCTGGTCGGCAGCAGCGACCAATGGAGCTTTCTCGAAGACGGTCGGGAAACCCAGCACCGCGTGCAGGGCAACTGGCGCTGCAATAGCGGCCAGGCAGTGCTCGATGCGGCGCTGCGCGGTTTCGGCCTGTGCCAGTTGCCGGACTACTACGTGCTGGAGCACTTGCGCAGCGGGCGCCTGGTCTCCCTGCTGGACGACCATCAACCGCCGAACACCGGTGTCTGGGCACTCTACCCGCAGCAGCGGCACCTGTCGCCCAAGGCGCGGCAACTGGTGGACCACCTCAAGGAAGGGCTGCTGCATCTTCAGCCGGGTTCGGCCCCCTGA
- the yedE gene encoding selenium metabolism membrane protein YedE/FdhT, with amino-acid sequence MSALSAFRERYLLRFWSPLPTLIALGVASAYYFAMTGTFWAVTGEFTRWGGHVLSWFGLQPQEWSYFKIIGLQGTPLDRIDGVMIIGMFLGALACALWAGNVSLRWPTSKRRLLQGLIGGVIAGFGARLAMGCNLAAFFTGIPMFSAHAWAFMFSTVLGAWFGVKISLLPFLRIPLKVGGKPAALPSPEALAHRAKLQWRLGMGVLAVAALFAAWRFEVSLVLGMACLFGLLFGGLIERAQICFTSAARDLWTTGRTQAAMGILLGMAAACVGTFAAIHNGLPPKIFWMGPNAVIGGVLFGIGIVLAGGCETGWMYRSMEGQVHFWVVGIGNVIGGTLVAVFWDQLGTSLALPYPKLNLLQEFGPGAGLLVTFAGLALCMLLVQLNAQRFTRKRKTNDARHQDADAVA; translated from the coding sequence ATGTCAGCCCTTTCCGCTTTTCGCGAGCGCTATCTCCTGCGCTTCTGGTCTCCCCTGCCGACGCTGATCGCCCTCGGCGTCGCATCTGCCTACTACTTCGCCATGACCGGTACCTTCTGGGCTGTCACTGGTGAGTTCACCCGCTGGGGGGGGCACGTACTGTCCTGGTTCGGCCTGCAACCCCAGGAGTGGAGCTACTTCAAGATCATCGGTCTGCAAGGTACGCCGCTGGATCGAATCGATGGCGTGATGATCATTGGCATGTTCCTTGGCGCGCTGGCCTGCGCGCTCTGGGCTGGCAACGTCAGCCTGCGCTGGCCAACCAGCAAGCGCCGTTTGCTGCAGGGCCTGATCGGCGGAGTGATCGCCGGCTTCGGCGCGCGCCTGGCGATGGGCTGCAACCTGGCGGCGTTCTTCACCGGTATTCCAATGTTCTCGGCGCACGCCTGGGCATTCATGTTCTCGACTGTGCTCGGCGCCTGGTTCGGCGTGAAGATCAGCCTGCTGCCATTCCTGCGTATACCCTTGAAGGTCGGCGGCAAGCCTGCCGCGCTGCCCAGCCCCGAAGCCCTGGCTCACCGCGCGAAGCTGCAATGGCGCCTAGGCATGGGCGTGCTGGCCGTTGCCGCGCTGTTCGCCGCCTGGCGCTTCGAGGTCTCGCTGGTGCTGGGCATGGCCTGCCTGTTCGGCCTGCTGTTCGGCGGACTGATAGAGCGCGCGCAGATCTGTTTCACCAGCGCCGCCCGCGATCTCTGGACCACCGGCCGGACCCAGGCAGCGATGGGCATACTGCTGGGCATGGCCGCTGCGTGTGTCGGCACCTTCGCCGCCATTCACAACGGCCTGCCGCCGAAGATTTTCTGGATGGGCCCGAACGCCGTGATCGGCGGCGTATTGTTCGGCATCGGCATCGTGCTGGCCGGCGGCTGCGAGACCGGCTGGATGTACCGCTCGATGGAAGGCCAGGTGCATTTCTGGGTGGTGGGGATCGGCAATGTGATAGGCGGAACCCTGGTCGCGGTGTTCTGGGACCAGCTCGGCACCAGCCTCGCCCTGCCCTATCCCAAGCTCAACCTGCTGCAGGAGTTCGGCCCAGGGGCCGGCTTGCTGGTCACCTTCGCCGGCCTGGCCCTGTGCATGCTGCTGGTGCAACTGAACGCGCAACGATTCACCCGTAAACGGAAGACCAACGATGCCCGACACCAAGACGCCGACGCTGTCGCTTGA
- the yedF gene encoding sulfurtransferase-like selenium metabolism protein YedF translates to MPDTKTPTLSLDLRGEHCPYNAIATLETLQTLKPGDLLEVVTDCSQSVHGIPEDTKRHGYHCLAVEQHGALFRFLIEVPLLG, encoded by the coding sequence ATGCCCGACACCAAGACGCCGACGCTGTCGCTTGACCTGCGCGGCGAGCACTGCCCGTACAACGCCATCGCCACCCTGGAAACCCTGCAGACGCTCAAGCCGGGCGACTTGCTGGAGGTGGTCACCGACTGCTCGCAGTCCGTGCACGGCATACCGGAGGATACCAAGCGCCACGGCTACCACTGCCTGGCAGTAGAGCAGCACGGCGCGCTGTTCCGCTTTCTGATCGAAGTGCCGCTGCTGGGCTGA
- the ispD gene encoding 2-C-methyl-D-erythritol 4-phosphate cytidylyltransferase, which produces MMTPAFWAVIPAAGIGSRMRADRPKQYLDLAGRSILERTLDCFLGHPRLKGLVVCLAVDDPWWPTLPSASNELIQRADGGSERADSVLSGLLRLTELGASTDDWVLVHDAARPNLARADLDRLLNDLADDAVGGLLGVPARDTLKRVGADGRIQETIDRSVVWQAYTPQMFRLGALHRALADALVADAAITDEASAMEWAGYSPRMVEGRADNIKVTTPEDLQRLLRNFPRH; this is translated from the coding sequence ATGATGACTCCCGCCTTCTGGGCCGTGATCCCGGCCGCCGGTATCGGTTCGCGAATGCGCGCCGACCGCCCCAAGCAGTATCTCGACCTGGCCGGTCGCAGCATTCTCGAACGAACCCTCGACTGTTTTCTTGGCCACCCCCGACTGAAAGGCTTGGTGGTGTGCCTGGCTGTCGACGATCCGTGGTGGCCGACCCTGCCCAGCGCCAGCAACGAGCTGATTCAGCGTGCCGATGGTGGTAGCGAACGTGCCGATTCGGTGCTCAGTGGCCTGCTGCGTCTGACTGAGCTGGGTGCTTCCACCGATGACTGGGTGCTGGTGCACGATGCTGCCCGCCCGAATCTGGCCAGGGCCGATCTCGATCGCCTGCTGAACGACCTGGCGGACGACGCCGTAGGCGGCCTGCTTGGCGTACCCGCGCGCGATACCCTCAAGCGAGTTGGTGCTGACGGTCGCATTCAGGAAACCATCGACCGCAGCGTTGTCTGGCAGGCTTATACCCCGCAGATGTTTCGCCTTGGCGCCCTGCATCGTGCGCTGGCTGATGCCCTGGTAGCGGACGCCGCGATCACCGACGAAGCGTCGGCGATGGAGTGGGCAGGCTACTCGCCACGCATGGTCGAAGGCCGCGCCGACAACATCAAGGTCACCACGCCGGAAGACCTGCAGCGCTTGCTGCGCAACTTCCCCAGGCACTGA
- the ftsB gene encoding cell division protein FtsB, whose translation MRLRSPYWLFVVLILALAGLQYRLWVGDGSLEQVRDLQKQISDQQGENERLLERNRILEAEVAELKKGTETVEERARHELGMVKDKETLYQLAQ comes from the coding sequence TTGAGGTTACGTAGCCCTTACTGGCTGTTCGTCGTGCTGATCCTGGCGCTGGCCGGTCTGCAGTATCGCCTGTGGGTCGGCGATGGCAGCCTGGAGCAGGTGCGCGACCTGCAGAAGCAGATTTCCGACCAGCAGGGCGAGAACGAGCGCTTGCTCGAGCGTAACCGCATCCTCGAGGCTGAAGTGGCCGAGCTCAAGAAAGGCACCGAGACAGTCGAGGAGCGTGCGCGTCACGAACTCGGCATGGTCAAGGACAAGGAAACCCTCTACCAGCTCGCGCAATGA
- the eno gene encoding phosphopyruvate hydratase, producing MAKIVDIKGREVLDSRGNPTVEADVILDNGIVGSACAPSGASTGSREALELRDGDKSRYLGKGVLKAVANVNGPIRDLLLGKDATDQKGLDHAMIDLDGTENKGKLGANAILAVSLAAAKAAAQAKGVPLYAHIADLNGTPGQYSMPVPMMNIINGGEHADNNVDIQEFMVQPVGAKNFADALRMGAEIFHHLKAVLKARGLNTAVGDEGGFAPNLASNEDALAAIAEAIANAGYKLGDDVTLALDCASSEFFKDGQYDLEGEGKVFSAEGFADYLAGLTQRYPIISIEDGMDESDWAGWKVLTDKIGEKVQLVGDDLFVTNTKILKRGIEEKIGNSILIKFNQIGSLTETLEAIQMAKAAGFTAVISHRSGETEDSTIADLAVGTAAGQIKTGSLCRSDRVSKYNQLLRIEEQLGAKAPYRGRAEFRG from the coding sequence ATGGCAAAGATCGTCGACATCAAGGGCCGTGAGGTCCTGGACTCCCGCGGCAACCCGACCGTTGAAGCGGACGTGATCCTGGACAACGGCATCGTCGGCAGCGCCTGCGCCCCGTCTGGTGCTTCCACGGGTTCCCGCGAGGCTCTCGAACTGCGCGATGGCGACAAGAGCCGTTACCTGGGTAAGGGCGTGCTGAAGGCCGTGGCCAACGTCAACGGTCCGATCCGCGACCTGCTGCTGGGCAAGGACGCGACTGACCAGAAAGGTCTGGATCATGCGATGATCGACCTGGATGGCACCGAGAACAAAGGCAAGCTGGGCGCCAACGCCATCCTGGCCGTCTCCCTGGCTGCCGCCAAGGCCGCCGCCCAGGCCAAGGGCGTGCCCCTGTATGCCCACATCGCCGATCTGAACGGCACTCCGGGCCAGTACTCCATGCCGGTTCCGATGATGAACATCATCAACGGTGGCGAGCACGCCGATAATAACGTCGACATCCAGGAGTTCATGGTCCAGCCGGTTGGCGCCAAGAACTTTGCCGACGCCCTGCGCATGGGCGCCGAGATCTTCCATCACCTCAAGGCCGTGCTGAAGGCCCGTGGCCTGAACACCGCCGTGGGTGACGAAGGCGGCTTCGCGCCGAACCTGGCTTCCAACGAAGACGCCCTGGCCGCAATCGCCGAAGCTATCGCCAACGCCGGCTACAAGCTGGGCGACGATGTCACCCTGGCCCTGGATTGCGCTTCCTCCGAGTTCTTCAAGGACGGCCAGTACGACCTCGAAGGCGAGGGCAAGGTATTCAGCGCCGAAGGTTTCGCCGACTACCTGGCTGGCCTGACCCAGCGCTACCCGATCATCTCCATCGAAGATGGCATGGATGAGTCCGACTGGGCTGGCTGGAAAGTGCTGACCGACAAGATCGGTGAGAAGGTGCAACTGGTCGGCGACGACCTGTTCGTGACCAACACCAAGATCCTCAAGCGCGGCATCGAAGAGAAGATCGGCAACTCGATCCTGATCAAGTTCAACCAGATCGGCTCTCTGACCGAGACACTGGAAGCCATCCAGATGGCCAAGGCTGCCGGCTTCACTGCGGTGATCTCGCACCGTTCGGGCGAGACCGAGGACAGCACCATCGCCGACCTGGCTGTGGGCACTGCCGCTGGTCAGATCAAGACTGGTTCCCTGTGCCGCTCCGACCGCGTTTCCAAGTACAACCAGCTGCTGCGCATCGAAGAGCAGTTGGGCGCCAAGGCGCCGTACCGTGGTCGCGCGGAATTCCGCGGCTGA
- the kdsA gene encoding 3-deoxy-8-phosphooctulonate synthase, which produces MSQKIIRVGDIQIGNDLPFVLFGGMNVLESRDMAMQVCEEYVRVTEKLGIPYVFKASFDKANRSSITSFRGPGMEEGLKIFEEIKKTFNVPVITDVHEPCQAAPVAEVCDIIQLPAFLSRQTDLVVAMAKTRAVINIKKAQFLAPQEMKHILRKCEEAGNDQLILCERGSSFGYNNLVVDMLGFGIMKQFEYPVFFDVTHALQMPGGRADSAGGRRAQVTDLAKAGMSQGLAGLFLEAHPDPEHAKCDGPCALRLNKLEAFLSQLKQLDDLVKSFPTIETA; this is translated from the coding sequence ATGAGTCAGAAGATCATCCGCGTCGGCGATATCCAGATCGGTAACGATCTACCGTTCGTGCTGTTCGGTGGCATGAATGTGCTGGAATCCCGCGATATGGCCATGCAGGTCTGCGAAGAGTATGTGCGGGTGACCGAGAAGCTCGGCATCCCCTACGTGTTCAAGGCCAGCTTCGACAAGGCCAACCGTTCGTCGATCACATCGTTCCGTGGTCCGGGCATGGAAGAAGGGCTGAAGATTTTCGAGGAGATCAAGAAGACCTTCAACGTGCCGGTCATCACCGATGTGCACGAGCCCTGCCAGGCCGCTCCGGTGGCCGAGGTCTGCGACATCATTCAACTGCCGGCCTTCCTGTCCCGGCAGACTGACCTGGTCGTGGCGATGGCCAAGACCCGCGCGGTGATCAACATCAAGAAAGCCCAGTTCCTCGCGCCGCAGGAGATGAAACACATCCTGCGCAAGTGCGAGGAGGCGGGTAACGACCAACTGATCCTTTGCGAGCGCGGTTCCTCCTTCGGGTACAACAACCTGGTGGTGGACATGCTCGGCTTCGGCATCATGAAGCAGTTCGAGTACCCAGTGTTCTTTGACGTGACCCACGCCCTGCAGATGCCGGGTGGTCGCGCCGATTCCGCTGGCGGCCGCCGTGCCCAGGTCACCGACCTGGCCAAGGCCGGCATGAGCCAGGGCCTGGCCGGTCTGTTCCTGGAGGCCCACCCGGATCCCGAGCACGCCAAGTGCGACGGTCCGTGCGCCCTGCGCCTGAACAAGCTCGAAGCTTTCCTGTCCCAGCTCAAGCAGCTGGACGACCTGGTCAAGAGTTTCCCCACCATCGAGACTGCCTGA